A window of the Oscillospiraceae bacterium NTUH-002-81 genome harbors these coding sequences:
- a CDS encoding 2-dehydro-3-deoxygalactonokinase yields the protein MMGKYIVYFDSGTSNSRIYLLDKDFQVLYVDKKNVGSRNSSIEGSNRVLIEGLYELYTKLLQEKHLTEEDVTSIYMSGMITSPYGMKEVPHLKVPLSVQEFADSVYCHYEDTLFHRNIYLVPGLKTVNDDFSFVGNMRGEEIEIIGTLDELRSKGITHAALMMPGSHTHVTYVKDDVVSDIISNFTGELFYALKKETIMAPILDVEATADDLDPDMIHKALENLDRLGFNRSLYICHAMRIMESGTLLQRFSYGEGVVNGGVRKSLEYYCEHFWKGCDTLVIVSDEFMYRLFSIIFEGSPYIKNIVWMPISATKSYAVEGLRKIVGLKGEENE from the coding sequence ATGATGGGTAAGTATATCGTATATTTTGATTCGGGGACATCCAACAGCAGAATCTATCTGCTGGACAAGGATTTTCAGGTTTTATATGTGGACAAGAAGAACGTGGGATCCAGAAATTCCTCCATCGAGGGAAGCAACCGCGTGCTCATTGAGGGACTGTACGAGCTTTATACGAAGCTTTTACAGGAAAAACATCTGACGGAGGAGGATGTGACAAGCATCTATATGTCCGGCATGATCACCTCCCCTTATGGCATGAAAGAGGTGCCCCATCTGAAGGTGCCGCTGTCTGTCCAGGAGTTTGCGGACAGCGTTTACTGCCATTACGAGGACACCCTGTTCCACAGAAATATTTATCTGGTTCCGGGACTGAAGACGGTAAATGACGATTTCTCCTTTGTGGGGAACATGAGAGGCGAGGAGATCGAAATCATCGGTACGCTGGATGAACTGCGCAGCAAAGGCATCACCCATGCGGCACTGATGATGCCCGGCTCCCACACCCATGTGACCTATGTCAAGGACGACGTGGTGAGCGACATCATTTCCAACTTCACCGGTGAGCTTTTCTATGCGCTGAAAAAGGAGACCATTATGGCTCCGATACTTGACGTGGAAGCGACCGCAGATGACCTGGATCCGGACATGATCCATAAGGCGCTGGAGAATCTGGACCGGCTGGGCTTCAACCGTTCCCTGTATATCTGCCATGCCATGCGGATCATGGAAAGCGGAACCTTGCTGCAGCGTTTCTCCTATGGAGAAGGCGTTGTCAATGGCGGCGTGCGCAAGTCACTGGAATACTACTGTGAGCATTTCTGGAAAGGCTGCGATACGCTGGTTATCGTATCTGATGAATTTATGTACAGACTGTTCTCCATTATTTTTGAAGGAAGTCCTTATATCAAAAACATTGTCTGGATGCCGATCTCTGCGACAAAGAGCTATGCCGTAGAAGGCCTCCGGAAGATTGTTGGTTTAAAAGGAGAAGAAAATGAGTAA
- a CDS encoding bifunctional 4-hydroxy-2-oxoglutarate aldolase/2-dehydro-3-deoxy-phosphogluconate aldolase, which produces MSQAVLNKILDGKIIAIVRGIPSEKIVDLVNAMLKGGVYCVEVTFDQSSEEAKKDTLKAISTITKEFGDKVCVGAGTVMTVEQVHQAVEAGAEYIISPNTDEEVIKETKKLGKVSIPGAMTPTEAAFAYKCGADIVKLFPAGVLGAAYIKALKAPLKHIPVTAVGSVNPQNCAEFIKAGCVGVGCGGNLVSAKLVNEGRFDEITAVAKEYMEALSNC; this is translated from the coding sequence ATGTCACAGGCTGTTTTAAACAAAATTCTGGATGGAAAAATCATTGCTATCGTAAGAGGCATCCCGAGCGAGAAGATCGTTGATCTGGTAAACGCTATGCTCAAGGGCGGCGTATACTGCGTAGAGGTAACCTTCGATCAGTCCAGCGAGGAGGCTAAGAAGGATACGCTGAAAGCAATCTCCACCATCACAAAAGAGTTTGGTGACAAGGTTTGCGTTGGCGCAGGAACTGTTATGACGGTTGAGCAGGTACATCAGGCAGTAGAGGCTGGTGCTGAGTACATCATTTCTCCTAATACAGATGAAGAAGTTATCAAAGAGACAAAGAAACTGGGCAAGGTATCCATCCCCGGCGCTATGACACCTACCGAGGCTGCATTTGCTTACAAGTGCGGTGCTGATATCGTAAAACTGTTCCCGGCAGGCGTTCTGGGCGCAGCATACATCAAGGCATTAAAGGCTCCTCTGAAACATATCCCGGTAACCGCAGTAGGTTCCGTAAATCCTCAGAACTGTGCTGAGTTCATCAAGGCTGGCTGCGTAGGCGTAGGCTGCGGCGGCAACCTGGTAAGCGCAAAGCTTGTAAACGAGGGAAGATTTGACGAGATCACAGCTGTTGCAAAAGAGTACATGGAAGCACTGAGCAACTGCTAA
- a CDS encoding lactate racemase domain-containing protein gives MALETKKEGNVVSSLAATQPLPKMVKIKQLLDHSHYTVEEIPGIVYKELDRPELRERIRPGMHIAITCGSRGVANIAIITKAIVDFVKDCGAEPFVFPAMGSHGGATAEGQVEILTGYGVTEDFLGCPIKSSMDTVEIGRLDNGQPVYVDKYAYEADGIILCGRVKAHTAFRGPYESGVCKMAVIGMGKQKGAEAVHRDGFYELGKMLPIIAKKIFDNTKVLAGLALGENAFDQTCLIESMLVEEILDKEPDFLRRTKERLGKIYFDNIDVLVVDQIGKDISGDGMDPNITGRYAVPHMKGDIQVQHIAVLDLTEETHGNCNGLGLADVTTKRAVDKVDVDCTYPNVVTSTVLCTPKIPLFTHSDESCIQIALRTCNYIDREHPRIVHIQDTMNLEEIYISEAMLEEAKQNEHVEVLSAPEDWGFDKDGNIR, from the coding sequence ATGGCTTTAGAGACAAAAAAAGAGGGAAATGTGGTATCCAGCCTGGCAGCCACACAGCCCCTTCCCAAAATGGTAAAGATTAAACAGCTGCTTGACCACAGTCATTATACAGTGGAAGAGATTCCCGGTATCGTATATAAGGAACTGGATCGACCGGAACTGCGGGAGCGGATCCGTCCGGGGATGCATATTGCCATCACCTGCGGCAGCCGCGGTGTGGCAAATATTGCGATCATTACAAAGGCAATCGTTGATTTCGTTAAAGATTGTGGCGCAGAACCCTTCGTATTCCCGGCCATGGGAAGCCATGGCGGTGCAACCGCAGAAGGACAGGTGGAGATTCTCACCGGCTATGGTGTAACCGAAGATTTCCTGGGCTGCCCCATCAAGTCTTCCATGGATACCGTGGAAATCGGCAGACTGGACAATGGACAGCCGGTCTATGTGGACAAATATGCATATGAGGCAGACGGTATCATCCTGTGCGGCCGTGTCAAGGCGCACACTGCATTCCGCGGTCCTTACGAGAGCGGTGTGTGTAAGATGGCAGTCATCGGTATGGGCAAGCAGAAGGGAGCAGAAGCCGTACACAGGGACGGTTTCTATGAGCTTGGTAAAATGCTTCCGATCATTGCCAAGAAGATTTTCGATAATACGAAGGTACTGGCCGGACTTGCACTGGGCGAGAACGCTTTTGACCAGACCTGTCTCATCGAGAGCATGCTCGTAGAAGAGATTCTGGACAAAGAGCCTGACTTCCTGCGGAGAACCAAAGAACGTCTGGGCAAAATCTATTTTGACAATATAGATGTTCTTGTAGTGGATCAGATCGGCAAAGACATCAGTGGAGACGGTATGGATCCCAATATTACCGGACGTTACGCAGTTCCCCATATGAAGGGGGATATCCAAGTACAGCACATTGCCGTGCTGGATCTGACGGAAGAGACCCACGGCAACTGCAATGGCCTGGGACTGGCAGATGTAACCACCAAGCGTGCGGTAGATAAAGTCGATGTAGACTGTACCTACCCCAACGTGGTTACCTCCACCGTACTGTGTACCCCGAAGATTCCGCTGTTCACCCACAGTGATGAGAGCTGTATCCAGATCGCACTGCGCACCTGTAATTACATTGACAGAGAGCATCCGAGAATCGTGCATATCCAGGACACCATGAACCTGGAGGAAATCTACATCTCCGAGGCCATGCTGGAAGAGGCAAAGCAGAACGAGCATGTGGAAGTGCTATCCGCACCCGAAGACTGGGGCTTTGATAAGGATGGAAACATCCGGTAA
- a CDS encoding altronate dehydratase family protein: MDKRFIRIHQNDNVAVALEDVPAGSHVTVDGKEYTVDRDIPFGHKMALEDRKTGEMVVKYGCPIGHTTTDVPAGSWLHSHNMATNLEGVLDYTYEPVSPRQKCTGILPDTFMGYLRADGRAAIRNEIWIIPTVSCVNTTVNIIAEQARALYGDKCDGIFAYPHNAGCSQLGDDFDTTQKLLSAIVRHPNAGGVLLVSLGCENNDFDHFLPVLGDYDRSRIKCLITQNVEGDEVEEALKLVGEIAEETAKDVRQELPVSKLKIGFKCGGSDAFSGITANPLCGTIAEKVTDLGGSAVLTEVPEMFGAETQLMNRADSEETFGKVVAMINGFKQYYMDYNQPIYENPSPGNKRGGITTLEEKSLGCIQKGGHATVTDTLEFGEQCVKPGLNLMTGPGNDSVSITDLLASGVQLLLFTTGRGNPLGTAIPTIKLASNTSLYERKNAWIDFNAGIVLEEHSFDQASEELWKLVIDVASGKARTKSEKSGYKEIMIFKNGVIL, from the coding sequence TTGGATAAGAGATTTATTCGCATCCATCAGAACGATAATGTGGCTGTGGCGCTGGAAGATGTTCCGGCCGGCAGCCATGTGACAGTGGACGGAAAAGAATACACAGTGGACAGGGATATTCCTTTTGGCCACAAAATGGCACTGGAAGACCGGAAAACCGGAGAGATGGTTGTAAAGTATGGCTGTCCCATCGGACATACGACCACCGATGTTCCGGCCGGCAGCTGGCTGCACAGTCACAATATGGCGACCAATCTGGAGGGTGTACTGGACTATACCTATGAGCCGGTGTCCCCCAGACAGAAATGCACCGGTATTTTACCTGATACATTTATGGGTTATCTGCGTGCAGACGGTCGGGCAGCCATCCGCAATGAGATCTGGATCATCCCGACGGTATCCTGTGTCAACACCACGGTGAACATCATTGCAGAGCAGGCAAGAGCTCTTTATGGAGACAAGTGTGACGGTATTTTTGCGTATCCTCACAATGCGGGCTGCTCCCAGCTGGGGGACGATTTTGACACGACTCAGAAGCTATTGTCCGCCATCGTCCGTCATCCCAATGCCGGCGGCGTACTGCTGGTGAGCCTGGGCTGTGAGAATAATGACTTCGATCATTTTCTTCCGGTACTGGGCGACTATGACAGGAGCCGGATCAAATGTCTGATCACCCAGAACGTAGAGGGAGACGAGGTGGAGGAAGCGCTGAAGCTGGTAGGTGAGATTGCAGAGGAGACAGCGAAGGATGTCCGTCAGGAACTGCCGGTGAGCAAACTGAAAATCGGTTTCAAGTGTGGCGGTTCTGATGCTTTTTCCGGTATTACCGCCAATCCGCTGTGCGGCACCATTGCCGAGAAGGTGACAGATCTGGGCGGCAGCGCAGTGCTGACTGAGGTGCCGGAGATGTTTGGTGCGGAGACCCAGCTCATGAACCGGGCAGATTCCGAAGAGACCTTTGGAAAAGTCGTAGCCATGATCAATGGCTTTAAACAGTATTATATGGACTATAACCAGCCGATCTACGAGAATCCTTCTCCGGGCAACAAGCGGGGTGGCATCACCACGCTGGAAGAAAAGTCTCTGGGCTGTATCCAGAAGGGCGGCCATGCCACTGTGACGGATACCCTGGAGTTTGGAGAGCAGTGTGTGAAGCCGGGGCTGAACCTGATGACCGGACCGGGCAATGACAGTGTGTCCATTACAGACCTGCTGGCTTCCGGGGTGCAGCTTCTGCTCTTTACAACGGGTCGTGGCAATCCGCTGGGAACCGCCATTCCCACCATTAAGCTGGCATCCAACACTTCCTTATATGAGAGAAAAAATGCCTGGATCGATTTTAATGCAGGCATCGTGCTGGAGGAGCATTCCTTCGATCAGGCATCGGAGGAGCTGTGGAAGCTGGTCATTGACGTGGCTTCCGGCAAAGCCCGGACAAAGAGTGAAAAATCCGGTTATAAGGAAATCATGATCTTTAAAAACGGCGTAATTTTATAG
- the dgoD gene encoding galactonate dehydratase, whose product MKITNVNTYLVRPRWGFVEIETDEGITGWGEPVIEGKAATVQACVEEMKPYLIGADPMRIEDIWTVLYRAGFYRGGPILMSAIAGIDQALWDIKGKYYNAPVYDLLGGNLRDKMRVYSWIGGDRPSDVARAAKEKQDAGFTAIKMNATEELQIVDSYEKLDEVLERVASIREACGRNFGIAVDFHGRVHKPMAKILAKKLEEFEPMFIEEPVLCEHMDEFKEIAHSCNIPIATGERLFSKYDFRRLLEAGGVSIIQPDLSHAGGITEVRKIAAMAEAYDVALAPHCPLGPIALVSCLQVDAVSYNAFIQEQSMGIHYNEYHGPLDYILNPEDLAFVDGHVDLPKKPGLGVTVNKELVLEENQHPHSWKNPVWRHKDGSVAEW is encoded by the coding sequence ATGAAGATTACGAATGTGAACACGTACCTTGTAAGACCTCGCTGGGGCTTTGTGGAGATCGAGACCGACGAGGGGATCACCGGCTGGGGCGAGCCGGTAATTGAAGGAAAAGCAGCGACGGTACAGGCCTGTGTAGAGGAAATGAAGCCGTACCTTATCGGCGCAGATCCCATGCGGATCGAGGATATCTGGACGGTTCTTTACCGGGCAGGCTTCTACCGCGGCGGCCCGATCCTTATGAGCGCCATCGCCGGCATTGATCAGGCACTGTGGGACATTAAGGGGAAATATTATAACGCACCGGTTTATGATCTGCTGGGCGGCAATCTGCGGGATAAGATGCGCGTGTACTCCTGGATCGGCGGAGACCGCCCCAGTGATGTGGCGCGGGCTGCAAAAGAAAAACAGGATGCCGGATTTACGGCTATCAAAATGAATGCCACTGAGGAACTGCAGATCGTGGACAGCTATGAGAAGCTGGACGAGGTACTGGAGCGTGTGGCTTCCATCCGGGAAGCCTGTGGCAGGAACTTTGGCATTGCAGTGGATTTCCATGGCCGTGTACACAAACCGATGGCAAAGATCCTGGCCAAAAAGCTGGAAGAGTTTGAACCCATGTTCATTGAGGAGCCTGTGCTGTGTGAGCATATGGACGAATTCAAGGAGATTGCCCACAGCTGCAACATTCCCATCGCAACCGGTGAGCGTCTGTTCTCCAAATATGATTTCCGCCGTCTTCTGGAGGCCGGCGGCGTATCGATTATTCAGCCGGATCTGTCTCATGCAGGCGGTATCACGGAGGTGCGCAAGATTGCGGCCATGGCAGAGGCTTATGATGTGGCACTGGCTCCGCATTGTCCGCTGGGACCGATCGCTCTGGTATCCTGCCTGCAGGTAGATGCTGTGAGCTACAATGCATTCATCCAGGAGCAGAGCATGGGCATTCACTACAACGAGTATCACGGACCGCTGGATTACATCCTGAATCCGGAGGATCTGGCTTTCGTGGACGGCCATGTGGATCTGCCGAAGAAGCCGGGGCTTGGTGTGACAGTCAACAAGGAACTGGTGCTGGAGGAGAATCAGCATCCGCACAGCTGGAAGAATCCGGTATGGCGGCATAAAGACGGGTCTGTGGCAGAGTGGTAA
- a CDS encoding AEC family transporter yields the protein MIAIVFGLIFKIVFLLAVGFVMKKKGVLSSQDQKSMTTVLMKIVVFFMIIMSSQNTFSLDAARAIGITGIVAIVTYAVGIPLAAILAKRLGLPGERQRIFVMSAMFCNVTFMGYPICQELFGDVGLLCAIMYSMVYNILFYTWGFAYLDGTGKMNIKSIFTNKVAICSVLAIVMYFAQVKIPEPFAGTFTAIGSMTFPLSMLITGCNLADADLLDIVKNKQLYIITFIRMILVPAIVYGFMRILGFTGLLLNACTIISALPTGTMTSIVATDFHCEPDYAAKAMVQTLVAMVITLPLWIMIVQI from the coding sequence ATGATCGCGATTGTATTTGGGTTGATTTTCAAGATCGTATTTTTGCTGGCTGTGGGATTTGTTATGAAGAAAAAAGGTGTTTTAAGCAGCCAGGATCAGAAGAGTATGACCACTGTTCTGATGAAAATTGTTGTCTTTTTCATGATCATCATGTCCTCACAGAATACATTTTCACTGGATGCGGCCCGTGCCATCGGTATCACGGGAATCGTGGCAATTGTAACCTATGCGGTCGGGATCCCGTTGGCGGCAATTCTGGCAAAGAGGCTGGGACTGCCCGGAGAACGGCAGCGGATTTTCGTCATGTCTGCCATGTTCTGCAACGTGACGTTTATGGGATATCCGATCTGTCAGGAGCTGTTTGGTGATGTGGGGCTTCTGTGTGCCATCATGTACAGCATGGTGTATAACATCCTTTTTTATACCTGGGGATTTGCTTATCTGGACGGCACCGGGAAGATGAACATCAAGTCCATTTTTACGAATAAAGTGGCCATCTGTTCTGTGCTGGCCATTGTCATGTATTTTGCACAGGTTAAGATCCCGGAGCCTTTTGCAGGCACATTTACGGCTATCGGTTCCATGACCTTTCCACTGTCCATGCTGATCACCGGTTGTAATCTGGCGGATGCAGATCTGCTGGATATTGTAAAGAACAAACAGCTGTATATCATCACTTTTATCCGGATGATCCTCGTACCGGCCATTGTATATGGTTTCATGCGGATACTGGGATTTACCGGTCTGCTGCTGAATGCCTGTACGATCATATCGGCGCTTCCGACAGGGACGATGACCAGTATCGTGGCAACGGATTTCCACTGTGAACCGGATTATGCGGCGAAGGCCATGGTGCAGACGCTGGTGGCCATGGTGATCACGCTGCCACTTTGGATCATGATCGTACAGATATGA
- a CDS encoding TRAP transporter large permease, which yields MITTVLFVSLIVFLVLNVPVGIAIGLSSWTSVLLNPRLSDSFIVQQLISGSDSFPIMAIPLFILAGELMAAGGVSKRILNVCSAFFGRITGGLAIVTVVVCMFFAAVSGSGPATVAAVGTMVIPSMLEKGYSKSFSLACVACAGCIGVIIPPSIPMVIYGVSTSTSISAMFLAGFAPGILIGIVLCLVCYFYCKKQGWKGDDRKYTFKEKMKVVWDSKFALIEPVIILGGIYGGIFTPTEAAAVAAVYAFICGVFIFRELNFGNIYKTIAAACSTNGTTMVIIGCATAFTRVLTIQQIPAMITQAILNFSTNKVVILILINILLLIVGCFMDTTPAMMVLSPILLPVATSLGLSPIHFGIIMVVNLAIGFITPPLGINLFVAARIGDVKLEVVCQGIIRFIIAMIVCLLAITFIPAISEFLPRLSGML from the coding sequence ATGATTACAACAGTATTATTTGTTAGCTTGATAGTATTCCTTGTCCTGAACGTACCTGTAGGTATTGCGATCGGACTTTCTTCCTGGACATCTGTATTGCTCAATCCGAGACTTTCAGATTCCTTTATTGTTCAGCAGCTGATTTCCGGATCGGATTCTTTCCCAATCATGGCAATCCCTCTGTTCATTCTGGCCGGTGAGCTCATGGCTGCCGGCGGTGTTTCCAAGAGAATTTTAAATGTTTGCAGTGCCTTCTTCGGAAGAATCACCGGCGGACTTGCCATTGTAACCGTTGTTGTTTGTATGTTCTTTGCAGCTGTATCCGGTTCCGGCCCGGCAACCGTTGCAGCAGTCGGAACCATGGTTATTCCTTCTATGCTGGAGAAGGGATACAGTAAGAGCTTTTCTCTGGCGTGTGTGGCATGTGCGGGCTGTATCGGTGTTATTATCCCGCCGAGTATCCCGATGGTTATCTACGGTGTATCCACCAGTACTTCTATTTCTGCCATGTTCCTGGCAGGATTTGCACCTGGTATTCTGATTGGTATTGTACTTTGCCTGGTTTGCTACTTCTACTGCAAGAAACAGGGATGGAAGGGTGATGACCGCAAATACACCTTCAAAGAGAAGATGAAAGTCGTTTGGGATTCCAAGTTTGCCCTGATCGAGCCTGTTATCATCTTGGGCGGTATCTACGGCGGTATTTTCACACCTACGGAAGCTGCTGCTGTCGCTGCAGTATACGCTTTCATTTGCGGTGTATTCATTTTCAGAGAGCTGAACTTCGGCAACATCTATAAGACCATTGCCGCTGCCTGCTCCACCAACGGAACAACGATGGTCATCATCGGATGTGCAACCGCGTTCACCCGTGTACTGACTATTCAGCAGATCCCTGCTATGATCACACAGGCGATCCTGAATTTCTCTACCAATAAGGTGGTCATCCTGATCCTGATCAACATCCTGTTGCTGATCGTAGGCTGCTTCATGGACACCACACCGGCCATGATGGTGCTTTCTCCCATCCTTCTGCCGGTGGCAACATCACTGGGACTGAGTCCGATCCATTTCGGTATTATCATGGTTGTGAACCTTGCAATTGGATTCATCACACCTCCGTTGGGTATCAATTTGTTTGTGGCAGCACGAATCGGAGATGTGAAGCTGGAAGTCGTGTGCCAGGGTATTATACGGTTCATCATTGCAATGATCGTATGCCTGCTGGCAATCACATTCATTCCGGCGATTTCCGAGTTCCTTCCGCGTCTGTCGGGCATGTTATAA
- a CDS encoding TRAP transporter small permease, translating into MKKALKWLDDNLEVFLCVILMSVMTILVFIQVVMRYVFHNSLSWSEELARYVFIWLIYLGISYGCKLRKHIKIDAALHLFPKKTQKYVVIIGDIFFFLFALYIVVTGFNYCVAQAAVGKASSALGIPFQYVYSATVVGFGLAAFREVQTIIYRIKCIKNGEEYDG; encoded by the coding sequence TTGAAAAAAGCATTGAAATGGCTGGATGACAATCTGGAAGTGTTTCTGTGTGTTATCCTGATGAGTGTCATGACGATTCTTGTATTTATACAGGTTGTTATGAGATATGTGTTCCATAACTCTTTAAGCTGGTCTGAGGAACTGGCAAGATATGTGTTCATCTGGCTGATCTATCTTGGCATCAGCTATGGATGTAAGCTGAGAAAGCATATCAAAATTGATGCGGCACTGCATCTGTTCCCGAAGAAGACCCAGAAATATGTGGTAATTATCGGTGATATTTTCTTCTTCTTATTTGCACTCTATATTGTGGTAACCGGATTTAACTACTGTGTGGCTCAGGCAGCAGTCGGAAAGGCTTCTTCTGCACTGGGGATTCCGTTCCAGTATGTATATTCTGCTACAGTGGTAGGTTTTGGTCTTGCTGCATTCCGCGAGGTACAGACCATCATCTACAGAATCAAATGTATCAAAAACGGAGAGGAGTATGACGGATGA
- a CDS encoding TRAP transporter substrate-binding protein, giving the protein MKKKALAVLMAAAMVASMTACGGSSDKAADSSAATEDKADKADSADSSAATGDGEAVELVVGGVTSSSAKDAVTYFGEKVNEYSNGTITIADFPDNQLGNDEQRFEMTQNGECDISIGSTSSVAASYHDLYLYDVYYMFLSKQEVYDVGFGGEAGQKILEGFDQFGLKGLAMWENGFRNVTTNNTPVNTVADLKGLKLRTMENSIHLAAWKAMGANPTPMAFSELYTAMQQGTVDGEENPLGIITGNGFEEVEKYCTLTEHVYTPYYVVMNADKYNSLSADQQAAIEKAMAEATTYQYEQSNKYEEESIETMEAAGCTVTTLDEAAKLEFKAAADSGDGLSLAKEQMDNPDLADKMVEELEAYRK; this is encoded by the coding sequence ATGAAAAAGAAAGCATTAGCAGTATTGATGGCAGCAGCCATGGTTGCATCCATGACCGCCTGCGGCGGATCTTCTGACAAGGCAGCAGATTCCAGCGCAGCAACAGAGGACAAGGCAGACAAGGCAGACAGCGCAGACAGCAGCGCAGCAACAGGAGACGGCGAGGCGGTTGAACTCGTTGTCGGCGGTGTAACATCTTCCAGTGCGAAGGATGCAGTTACCTACTTCGGTGAGAAAGTGAATGAGTATTCCAACGGAACAATCACCATCGCTGACTTCCCGGATAACCAGCTCGGCAACGATGAGCAGAGATTCGAGATGACCCAGAACGGTGAGTGCGATATCTCTATCGGCTCCACTTCTTCTGTGGCAGCAAGCTACCATGACCTGTATCTGTATGATGTGTACTACATGTTCCTGAGCAAACAGGAAGTATATGATGTGGGATTCGGCGGAGAAGCCGGACAGAAGATCCTGGAAGGCTTCGATCAGTTCGGTCTGAAAGGCCTGGCAATGTGGGAGAACGGCTTCCGTAACGTAACGACCAACAACACACCGGTAAATACTGTGGCAGACCTGAAGGGCCTGAAGCTGAGAACCATGGAGAACTCCATCCACCTGGCAGCTTGGAAGGCAATGGGTGCTAACCCGACTCCCATGGCATTCTCCGAGTTATACACTGCTATGCAGCAGGGTACTGTAGATGGTGAGGAGAACCCGCTGGGTATCATCACCGGTAACGGCTTCGAGGAAGTTGAGAAGTACTGTACACTGACAGAGCATGTTTATACTCCTTACTATGTAGTGATGAATGCTGACAAATACAACTCCCTGAGTGCTGATCAGCAGGCTGCAATTGAAAAGGCTATGGCAGAGGCAACTACATACCAGTATGAGCAGTCCAATAAATATGAGGAAGAGTCCATTGAGACAATGGAAGCTGCAGGTTGTACAGTAACCACTCTTGATGAGGCTGCAAAGCTTGAGTTCAAGGCTGCCGCAGATAGCGGTGATGGCCTGTCTCTGGCAAAAGAGCAGATGGACAACCCGGATCTGGCTGACAAGATGGTTGAGGAACTTGAGGCTTACAGAAAGTAA
- a CDS encoding SDR family oxidoreductase translates to MKLFDLTGRKAIVTGGTRGLGYGMAEGLMEAGAEVVIVGSSDKVQEVAAAFAGKGFSCKGVKIDLGNREEVKSGFAACVEALGGHLDILVNCAGVQRRHFCTEFPLSDWDDVIEVNLTATFEMCQLAANQMIAQNSKGKIINVASMLSYFGGWTVPAYAASKGGVAQLTKALSNEWTEKGINVNAIAPGYMATELNTALINDPNRNKDILARIPAHRWGTADDLKGLTIFLASDASDYMAGACIPCDGGYLGK, encoded by the coding sequence ATGAAGCTTTTTGATTTGACCGGAAGAAAAGCCATCGTCACAGGCGGAACAAGAGGTCTGGGCTATGGTATGGCAGAAGGCCTGATGGAGGCCGGCGCTGAGGTTGTGATCGTGGGTTCCAGCGACAAAGTACAGGAAGTGGCAGCTGCATTTGCCGGTAAAGGATTTTCCTGCAAGGGTGTGAAGATCGATCTGGGCAACCGTGAAGAAGTGAAGAGTGGATTCGCAGCATGTGTAGAGGCACTTGGCGGACATCTGGACATTCTTGTAAACTGCGCAGGCGTACAGAGAAGGCATTTCTGCACCGAGTTCCCGCTCAGCGACTGGGACGATGTGATTGAAGTAAACCTGACTGCTACCTTTGAGATGTGCCAGCTGGCAGCAAACCAGATGATCGCACAGAACTCCAAAGGAAAGATTATCAATGTGGCATCCATGCTCAGCTATTTCGGCGGATGGACAGTGCCTGCTTATGCAGCCAGCAAGGGCGGCGTGGCCCAGCTGACCAAGGCGCTTTCCAACGAGTGGACAGAGAAGGGTATCAATGTGAATGCCATCGCTCCGGGCTATATGGCTACCGAGCTGAACACCGCTCTGATCAATGACCCGAACAGAAATAAGGATATTCTGGCCCGTATTCCTGCACACAGATGGGGAACGGCAGATGACCTGAAGGGCCTGACCATTTTCCTGGCTTCCGATGCATCCGATTATATGGCAGGTGCCTGCATTCCTTGCGATGGCGGCTATCTGGGCAAATAA